In a genomic window of Thiolapillus brandeum:
- the glnK gene encoding P-II family nitrogen regulator — translation MKLVTAIIKPFKLDDVREALSEIGVSGITVTEVKGFGRQKGHTELYRGAEYVVDFLPKIKLEAAVSADQVDAVIEAITNAARTGKIGDGKIFVSEVEQTIRIRTGETGTEAL, via the coding sequence ATGAAACTGGTAACAGCAATTATCAAGCCGTTCAAACTGGATGATGTGCGTGAAGCGCTGTCCGAGATCGGCGTATCGGGCATCACTGTGACAGAAGTAAAAGGTTTTGGTCGCCAGAAGGGCCACACCGAACTGTACCGTGGGGCGGAGTATGTGGTGGATTTCCTGCCCAAAATCAAGCTGGAAGCTGCGGTCAGCGCTGACCAGGTGGATGCGGTCATCGAGGCCATCACCAATGCGGCGCGTACCGGCAAGATTGGCGACGGCAAGATCTTTGTCAGTGAAGTTGAACAAACCATTCGTATCCGTACCGGCGAGACCGGCACGGAAGCACTGTAA